The window TGATGGATGGCGTGTTCGTGCCGAATCTGACCTTCGGCGCGCCGGTGGTGGCGGCGCTGCGTCCGCACACCGCGCTGTTTCTCGATGTCCATCTGATGATCGTCGAGCCGGAACGCCACCTGCAGGCCTTTGCCGAGGCCGGGGCGGATGCGATCACGGTTCACGTGGAGGCGTGCCGTCATTTGCACCGCACCTTG is drawn from Candidatus Sericytochromatia bacterium and contains these coding sequences:
- a CDS encoding ribulose-phosphate 3-epimerase codes for the protein MAEVLIAPSLLAGDFARLGEEVASVEAAGADWLHLDVMDGVFVPNLTFGAPVVAALRPHTALFLDVHLMIVEPERHLQAFAEAGADAITVHVEACRHLHRTL